One part of the Quercus lobata isolate SW786 chromosome 7, ValleyOak3.0 Primary Assembly, whole genome shotgun sequence genome encodes these proteins:
- the LOC115951668 gene encoding uncharacterized protein LOC115951668, with product MTAVKRLTKQNHDLEEQLRQRDAGPNPQEQNQEGDSAQRRERENLEDSNIPSQQERQNESLPSLTDPAPPPIIAEMQAMKEQKEVMMNALKGRVSSDLDDLVNRTDSPFTASVNSSPLPPKFRMPQIESYDGVKDPLDHLETFKTLMHLQGVPDEIMCRAFPTTLKGPARVWFSRLTPNSINTFKELSAQFTSHFIGRHRYKRSTACLMSIKQREDETLRAYITHFNKEALSIDEADDKILVAAFTSGLRKGKFLFSLYKNDPKTMADVLYRATKYMNAEDALLAREEKPKKRERQEDMRQDRGRKVARTGDQRDERRFRPSTRRFTNFTPLTAPIDQGKLQRFVSREKTDKPEEQTPRRENERPRPPIGDIRLIIGGTVAAGSSKKARKTYLRTVHSVQLIGSVPKMQRIGNPVIHFSEDDARRLHHPHDDALVVSLQIGDYNMHRVLVDNGSSTDILYYPAFQQMRIDREQLSPTNAPLVGFGGAKIFPLGAITLTVTASDYPQQITKEVTFLVIDCSFAYNAILGRPTLKSWKVVTSTYHLMIKFSTEYGIGELRGNQVTARKCYIAMIEMEDQQQTMCIGK from the exons ATGACGGCGGTCAAACGACTCACAAAGCAGAATCATGATTTGGAGGAACAGCTACGTCAAAGGGATGCAGGACCTAACCCTCAGGAACAAAACCAGGAAGGTGACAGTGCCCAACGAAGGGAGCGGGAGAATCTAGAGGACAGCAACATCCCAAGCCAACAGGAGCGGCAAAACGAGAGCCTTCCATCTCTCACGGATCCTGCCCCCCCACCtatcatcgcggagatgcaggcgatgaaggagcagAAGGAGGTCATGATGAACGCCCTCAAGGGGCGGGTATCCTCCGACCTCGACGATTTAGTGAACAGGACCGACTCACCATTCACTGCGTCTGTCAACTCATCCCCCCTGCCACCGAAGTTCCGAATGCCTCAGATCGAAAGTTAcgacggggtcaaggaccccctCGATCatctagagaccttcaagaccctgatgcacctacAGGGGGTACCTGACGAGATTATGTGCAGGGCGTTCCCGACCACGCTGAAGGGACCTGCGAGGGTTTGGTTCAGTAGACTGACACCGAACTCCATCAATACTTTCAAGGAGTTGAGCGCCCAGTTCACCTCCCACTTCATTGGCAGACATCGGTACAAGAGGTCCACCGCGTGCTTGATGAGCATCAAGCAGCGAGAAGACGAGACGTTGCGAGCCTACATAACCCATTTCAACAAAGAAGCCCTTTCGATCGACGAAGCGGACGATAAGATACTCGTAGCTGCGTTTACAAGTGGGCTGCGAAAAGGGAAGTTCTTGTTTTCCTTATACAAGAACGACCCGAAGACCATGGCGGATGTTCTCTATAGGGCTACCAAGTATATGAATGCGGAAGATGCATTGTTGGCCCGCGAAGAGAAACCTAAGAAGAGGGAGAGGCAGGAGGATATGCGACAAGATAGGGGGCGAAAGGTCGCTAGAACCGGGGATCAGCGTGATGAAAGGCGCTTCAGACCCTCCACAAGAAGATTCACCAATTTCACCCCATTAACCGCCCCAATCGACCAA GGAAAGTTACAAAGGTTCGTCAGCAGGGAAAAGACTGACAAACCGGAAGAACAGACCCCACGACGGGAGAACGAGCGCCCCAGACCACCAATAGGGGACATTCGGCTGATAATAGGGGGTACAGTTGCAGCCGGGTCTTCCAAAAAAGCCCGCAAAACCTACCTTAGGACAGTCCATAgcgtccaactcataggatccGTACCGAAGATGCAGCGAATAGGTAACCCCGTCATACACTTTTCAGAGGATGATGCTCGGAGACTTCACCATCCTCATGACGATGCGCTGGTGGTCAGCCTACAGATTGGGGATTATAATATGCACCGGGTACTcgtcgacaacggcagctcaaCGGACATCCTGTACTATCCAGCATTCCAACAGATGAGAATTGATAGGGAACAATTGTCCCCAACGAACGCCCCACTCGTAGGGTTTGGGGGCGCAAAGATATTCCCTTTGGGCGCAATAACTCTAACGGTGACAGCAAGTGACTATCCTCAGCAAATCACCAAGGAAGTAACATTTCTCGTAATCGACTGCTCGTTCGCCTACAATGCCATCCTTGGCCGACCAACTCTCAAATCTTGGAAGGTGGTAACTTCAACGTACCACCTAATGATTAAATTCTCGACGGAGTACGGGATAGGAGAGTTGCGGGGAAATCAAGTCACCGCCCGAAAGTGCTATATTGCCATGATAGAAATGGAGGATCAACAGCAGACGATGTGTATCGGGAAATAG